Proteins co-encoded in one Symmachiella macrocystis genomic window:
- a CDS encoding 3-deoxy-D-manno-octulosonic acid transferase produces the protein MPGWLLNHLKSWSLNLTYLTMLVIISPIVLWRMLTQGKYCVGWNERLLGCVPQPKDNKPCLWLHAVSVGEVMQLRPVVAALREQLPDYHFVITTTTVTGRDVADKSFPDDTVCYFPFDFTWSVRRAIRRLRPVAVVLVELEIWPNLILETDRTNVPVILINGRLSASSFRGYTRFRYLVRGLLESVHTFAIQNEIYAQRMRALGAPPERVHVTGSIKFDAVETDRHNPQTTEIRRAFAIANDAPMFIAGSTQSPEEDYALAAYREIRKSVPKLRLILVPRHKERFEEVARLVQSQGFALTRRSTVTSGDSTGGDSANGPPVLLLDTLGELSACWGLADIAFVGGSLTKRGGQNMIEPAGYGAAVLFGPNTRNFRDVVEILLKNDAAAVVHNAEELTTRIQALLQSSSTRLEMGRRAQQLVLAQQGATARTVALISQVLPKTASCEASSGKRAA, from the coding sequence GTGCCAGGTTGGCTGCTGAATCACCTGAAAAGTTGGTCGCTGAATCTCACGTATTTGACGATGCTGGTCATCATCTCGCCCATCGTCCTGTGGCGGATGCTGACTCAAGGCAAATACTGCGTCGGCTGGAATGAACGCTTGTTGGGCTGCGTGCCCCAACCCAAGGACAACAAGCCCTGTCTGTGGCTGCATGCCGTCAGTGTGGGCGAAGTCATGCAACTCCGCCCGGTCGTCGCCGCTCTGCGCGAGCAACTTCCCGATTACCACTTCGTGATCACCACAACAACCGTCACCGGCCGCGACGTCGCTGACAAGTCATTCCCCGACGACACGGTCTGCTACTTTCCATTCGATTTCACCTGGTCTGTCCGACGGGCCATCCGACGACTCCGCCCTGTGGCAGTGGTGTTGGTCGAATTGGAAATTTGGCCGAATTTGATTCTGGAAACCGATCGCACAAACGTCCCGGTAATTTTGATCAACGGCCGCTTGAGCGCAAGCAGTTTCCGCGGCTATACCCGCTTTCGTTACCTCGTGCGGGGTCTCCTGGAAAGCGTACACACATTTGCCATTCAAAACGAAATCTATGCCCAGCGGATGCGTGCACTCGGTGCGCCGCCTGAACGCGTGCACGTGACCGGCTCCATCAAATTCGATGCCGTCGAAACCGATCGCCACAATCCCCAAACCACCGAAATCCGCCGCGCCTTTGCGATTGCCAACGACGCACCGATGTTTATCGCCGGAAGCACCCAATCGCCCGAAGAGGACTATGCCTTGGCAGCCTATCGGGAAATTCGCAAGAGCGTTCCCAAGCTGCGGTTGATCCTGGTTCCACGACACAAGGAACGATTCGAAGAGGTCGCCCGCTTGGTCCAATCGCAAGGCTTCGCGTTGACTCGCCGCAGTACTGTAACCAGTGGCGATTCGACTGGCGGCGATTCCGCCAACGGGCCTCCGGTACTTTTATTAGACACACTGGGCGAGCTTTCCGCTTGTTGGGGCTTGGCCGATATTGCCTTCGTCGGCGGCAGCCTGACCAAACGCGGCGGGCAAAACATGATCGAACCGGCCGGCTACGGGGCAGCGGTCCTGTTCGGCCCCAACACTCGCAATTTCCGTGATGTTGTGGAGATTTTGCTGAAAAACGACGCCGCTGCGGTTGTCCACAATGCAGAAGAATTGACGACGCGCATCCAAGCGCTGCTGCAATCCAGTTCCACGCGACTGGAGATGGGTCGCCGCGCTCAACAATTGGTCTTAGCCCAACAAGGAGCCACCGCCCGAACCGTTGCTTTGATATCCCAGGTCTTGCCGAAAACGGCATCCTGCGAAGCCTCATCCGGCAAGCGGGCAGCTTAA
- the metK gene encoding methionine adenosyltransferase translates to MANYLFTSESVSNGHPDKVSDQISDGILDALLEQDPASRVACETLCTTDLVVLSGEVTSNANIHHEEIVRNVCRDIGYTDTDIGFDAESCRIFLALHSQSGDIAQGVDRDGAGDQGLMFGYACDQTPELMPLPIALSHRILNRLTQARNDGTVDWLRPDSKSQVTIEYDGSRPVRCSAVVVSTQHADSVEQNEISDFVISEIIAKEIPAELMEKTPQYHINPTGRFVVGGPHGDTGLTGRKIIVDTYGGWGRHGGGAFSGKDSTKVDRSAAYMARHVAKNVVAAGLAKECEVQLAYAIGVADPVSVHVETGGTNTVPEEKIVAAVRELFPLTPKGIIEYLDLRRPIFRKTAAGGHFGRNDPDFTWEATNKAADLKSAASA, encoded by the coding sequence ATGGCCAACTACTTATTTACCAGTGAATCGGTCAGCAACGGACACCCGGACAAAGTCTCCGACCAAATCTCCGACGGCATCCTGGACGCCCTGCTCGAGCAGGATCCCGCTTCGCGCGTGGCTTGCGAAACACTCTGCACGACCGACTTAGTCGTCCTGTCGGGCGAAGTGACCTCCAATGCGAACATTCACCACGAAGAAATCGTCCGCAACGTCTGCCGCGATATTGGCTATACCGACACCGACATTGGCTTCGATGCGGAATCGTGCCGGATCTTCTTGGCACTGCACAGCCAAAGCGGCGACATTGCCCAAGGCGTGGACCGCGACGGAGCCGGCGACCAAGGGTTGATGTTCGGCTACGCCTGCGATCAAACCCCCGAATTGATGCCGCTGCCCATCGCGCTGTCACACCGAATTTTGAATCGCCTCACCCAGGCCCGCAACGACGGAACCGTGGATTGGTTGCGGCCCGATAGCAAAAGCCAAGTCACAATCGAATACGACGGCAGCCGCCCGGTCCGCTGCAGCGCAGTGGTCGTTTCCACGCAACATGCCGACAGCGTCGAACAAAATGAAATCAGCGACTTCGTCATTTCCGAAATCATCGCCAAGGAAATCCCGGCGGAGTTGATGGAAAAAACGCCGCAATACCACATCAACCCGACCGGACGTTTCGTAGTCGGCGGGCCGCACGGCGATACCGGATTGACGGGCCGCAAAATCATCGTCGACACCTACGGCGGTTGGGGACGACACGGTGGTGGCGCGTTCAGCGGAAAAGACTCCACCAAGGTCGACCGCAGCGCCGCCTATATGGCACGGCACGTCGCCAAAAATGTGGTCGCAGCCGGTTTGGCCAAAGAGTGCGAAGTGCAATTGGCCTACGCCATCGGCGTCGCCGATCCGGTCAGCGTGCATGTCGAAACCGGCGGAACCAACACTGTGCCTGAGGAAAAAATTGTCGCCGCTGTTCGCGAACTCTTTCCGCTCACCCCCAAAGGCATCATTGAATACCTCGACCTGCGACGACCGATCTTCCGCAAAACAGCCGCCGGCGGACACTTCGGACGCAACGATCCTGACTTCACCTGGGAAGCCACCAACAAAGCCGCTGACCTAAAGAGCGCCGCGAGCGCATAA